From a region of the Salinispira pacifica genome:
- the fabF gene encoding beta-ketoacyl-ACP synthase II — MARRVVITGMGSVNPLGHNVKDFWKGIREGRSGVGPITHFDPSEHATRIAAEIKDFNVRDFMDPKEAKKLEPFSQFAVVSAYEAWAQAGFQDGDVDPVRVGCILGVGIGGFSTLEKSFHDMTTRGPRRVHPMTIPKLISNIGPGNVAIYLNAQGPAYSLATACASGTDAIGHGMRNIQDGITDVVITGGVEATITPLGIAAFNAIHALSTAYNDEPQRASRPFDKDRDGFVMGEGAGILILEELEHARKRGAQILAEVVANGASTDASHLTAPHPQGRGAILAINHALRQAGITPEQIDYINAHGTSTPINDPTETRAIKQVFGEYAKKLKVSSTKSMTGHCIGAAGALEAIICTKAIEDQFFPATINYENPDPECDLDYVPNKGVSGKIEYTMSNSLGFGGHNSILILKRFQD; from the coding sequence ATGGCGAGAAGGGTAGTAATTACCGGTATGGGGAGTGTAAATCCTCTTGGACACAATGTGAAGGATTTCTGGAAGGGTATCCGTGAGGGAAGGAGCGGGGTGGGACCGATAACCCACTTTGATCCTTCGGAACATGCCACCAGGATTGCCGCAGAAATCAAGGATTTCAACGTCCGGGATTTTATGGATCCCAAGGAAGCGAAAAAACTTGAACCGTTTTCCCAGTTCGCCGTGGTGAGTGCCTATGAAGCATGGGCTCAGGCGGGGTTTCAGGACGGTGATGTGGATCCCGTGCGAGTCGGCTGCATCCTGGGTGTGGGGATCGGCGGTTTCAGTACCCTGGAAAAATCTTTCCATGATATGACTACCCGGGGCCCCCGCAGAGTACATCCCATGACCATTCCGAAGCTGATTAGCAATATCGGGCCCGGAAATGTTGCAATCTATCTGAATGCCCAGGGGCCGGCCTACTCTCTGGCAACGGCCTGTGCATCGGGCACGGATGCCATCGGGCACGGCATGAGAAATATTCAGGACGGAATTACCGATGTGGTGATTACCGGAGGAGTTGAGGCAACAATTACCCCCCTCGGTATTGCAGCCTTTAATGCAATTCATGCCCTGAGTACCGCCTACAATGACGAACCTCAGCGGGCCAGCCGGCCGTTCGATAAAGACCGTGACGGTTTTGTGATGGGTGAAGGTGCGGGCATTCTGATTCTGGAAGAACTGGAGCATGCCAGAAAGAGAGGGGCGCAGATTCTTGCGGAAGTCGTGGCAAACGGCGCATCAACCGACGCAAGTCATTTGACCGCCCCCCATCCCCAGGGCCGGGGAGCAATTCTGGCCATTAACCACGCACTCCGGCAGGCAGGCATCACTCCGGAGCAGATTGATTACATCAACGCCCATGGAACCTCCACTCCCATAAATGATCCCACGGAAACCAGGGCCATAAAGCAGGTGTTCGGCGAATATGCGAAAAAGCTGAAAGTGTCCTCAACCAAATCAATGACCGGCCACTGCATCGGTGCCGCCGGGGCCTTGGAGGCAATAATTTGTACCAAAGCAATTGAGGATCAGTTTTTTCCGGCTACAATAAACTATGAAAATCCCGATCCGGAATGTGATCTGGACTACGTGCCCAACAAGGGTGTAAGCGGAAAGATAGAATATACAATGTCCAACAGTCTTGGCTTCGGCGGACATAACTCAATTCTCATTCTGAAAAGATTTCAGGATTAG